The following are encoded together in the Robertmurraya sp. FSL R5-0851 genome:
- a CDS encoding PqqD family protein, giving the protein MKQYIKKSAYDCTQLDENWIILNTDNFTVTKVNEVGGYCWTLLESMQTAETIRQAVQEEYSSVEDITTEDIEQFLDELLQYGLLTHEV; this is encoded by the coding sequence ATGAAGCAATATATAAAAAAGAGTGCATATGATTGTACTCAGTTAGATGAAAATTGGATTATTCTAAATACCGACAATTTTACCGTTACGAAAGTGAATGAAGTGGGTGGATACTGCTGGACTCTTTTAGAATCAATGCAAACGGCGGAAACCATTAGGCAGGCGGTTCAAGAAGAGTATTCGAGTGTCGAGGATATTACTACAGAAGATATCGAGCAGTTTTTGGATGAATTGTTACAATATGGACTGTTAACCCATGAGGTTTGA
- a CDS encoding VanZ family protein: protein MFFIRLLLLVIPIVYMALIWIQTSNFDPESVYMLSTQIDMNILLLIGAGLELAHLFEFGLLYLFLVMAFLVFGKLSYKKELFAVVIAFGYGVVDELHQYYIPFRSFSLVDLMKNGIGVWALWYFTRKKYHKRQSRFGNLLKRITHT from the coding sequence ATGTTTTTTATAAGATTGCTCCTACTTGTTATCCCTATCGTGTATATGGCACTAATTTGGATTCAAACTAGCAACTTCGATCCTGAATCTGTCTATATGCTTTCCACTCAAATCGACATGAACATTCTATTACTTATAGGAGCTGGGTTAGAGTTAGCCCATCTTTTTGAATTTGGTCTTCTATATTTATTTTTAGTGATGGCTTTCCTCGTATTTGGAAAGCTATCATATAAAAAAGAACTATTTGCAGTTGTTATCGCATTCGGTTATGGAGTCGTTGATGAACTACATCAATACTATATTCCCTTTCGTTCCTTCTCTCTAGTTGATTTAATGAAAAATGGTATAGGTGTTTGGGCATTATGGTACTTTACGCGAAAGAAATATCATAAAAGACAATCTAGATTTGGTAACCTACTGAAAAGAATTACTCATACCTAA
- a CDS encoding metallophosphoesterase family protein, which translates to MKLAFISDIHGNAIALDAVLQDIQQKNVDKVVVLGDICYRGPEPQRALDLVRALDCNVIKGNADEWVVRGVQQGEVPDHVLELMNKERDWIVSQLSDESIDYLKALPTQLNLEVEGIRIHAFHATPDSLFEVVPPTANDETILEKLVTSEEDLYIYAHIHKPYIRFINGKCIVNIGSVGLPFDGLNKASYSIVEINEGSIQTSNVRVSYDVHKVVEQYKNVEYPNAEMMSKVVLQGKL; encoded by the coding sequence ATGAAACTAGCATTCATCTCCGACATCCACGGCAACGCCATTGCATTGGATGCGGTACTACAAGATATACAACAGAAAAACGTAGATAAAGTCGTAGTTCTAGGTGATATCTGCTATCGCGGACCTGAACCACAGCGTGCGTTAGACCTAGTTCGAGCACTCGATTGTAATGTAATCAAAGGTAATGCTGACGAATGGGTAGTACGTGGTGTTCAGCAGGGAGAGGTCCCTGATCATGTACTTGAACTAATGAACAAAGAAAGAGATTGGATAGTCTCCCAATTGTCAGATGAAAGTATCGACTACTTAAAAGCATTACCAACTCAGTTGAACCTTGAGGTTGAAGGAATACGAATCCATGCTTTCCATGCTACTCCGGACAGTCTTTTCGAAGTCGTGCCCCCAACAGCTAATGACGAAACGATCCTAGAAAAGTTGGTTACCAGCGAGGAAGATTTGTATATCTATGCTCACATTCACAAGCCATACATACGTTTTATCAATGGAAAATGTATAGTAAACATTGGAAGTGTAGGTCTTCCATTTGATGGTCTAAATAAAGCTTCATATTCTATAGTTGAAATTAATGAGGGTAGTATTCAAACCTCGAACGTCCGAGTGAGCTATGATGTCCATAAGGTAGTAGAGCAGTACAAGAACGTAGAATACCCAAATGCAGAAATGATGAGTAAGGTTGTCTTACAGGGGAAACTGTGA
- a CDS encoding class I SAM-dependent methyltransferase codes for MDTKESLISTAKQLVKGHQTSHNKIVKLGTKFLSALWSAFHISKRIINDKDYRYLLLLQLVKYKNVHQTTPLTFMNRYPKIFSACQEYFEGKGDLKILSYGCSTGEEVLTLRRYFPTAQIIGADINKRSLETCRKLPVDEKISFIFSTPSEIQKHGKFDAIFCMAVLERKPHDVAAKGITNLSKIYPFEKFEKQIIELDNLLNPNGLLVVHFTQYSLLDTKLASNYQALGNHVQDDYLTPVFDRNSELRRNTNPQKSIFVKLNG; via the coding sequence ATGGATACGAAGGAATCATTGATCAGTACAGCAAAACAGTTAGTAAAGGGGCACCAGACCTCCCATAATAAGATTGTTAAACTAGGAACTAAATTCCTTTCGGCGTTATGGAGTGCATTTCATATCTCAAAGAGAATTATTAACGACAAAGACTACCGTTATCTTCTATTATTGCAATTGGTTAAGTATAAAAATGTTCATCAAACTACCCCTCTAACCTTTATGAATCGGTATCCCAAAATTTTTTCAGCGTGCCAAGAGTATTTTGAAGGTAAGGGAGATCTAAAGATTCTTTCCTATGGATGCTCAACGGGTGAAGAGGTTCTAACATTACGACGCTATTTCCCAACTGCTCAAATAATTGGTGCAGATATTAATAAGCGCAGTCTTGAAACATGCAGAAAGCTTCCGGTAGATGAGAAGATTTCTTTTATTTTTTCCACACCTAGTGAAATTCAAAAGCATGGTAAATTCGATGCCATCTTTTGCATGGCAGTGTTGGAAAGGAAGCCGCACGATGTAGCTGCTAAAGGAATTACTAATCTGAGCAAAATCTACCCTTTTGAAAAATTTGAAAAACAGATTATTGAGCTTGATAATCTATTGAATCCTAATGGTTTATTAGTAGTTCACTTTACACAATACTCACTTTTAGATACAAAGCTTGCCTCAAACTACCAAGCATTAGGTAACCATGTTCAGGATGATTATTTGACTCCTGTCTTTGATAGGAATAGTGAATTAAGAAGAAATACGAATCCTCAAAAGAGTATTTTTGTAAAATTGAATGGCTAG
- a CDS encoding chitobiase/beta-hexosaminidase C-terminal domain-containing protein, whose translation MILVIKDYFEGSANTQKTYGEDMIGFSITNNHETERLTFTINGITIPVKSKQRFRGKFTPFKTVTITTTVPFEATVSTLLDETWSPTDPDNTPPADVTNLSASNVTSNSLTLSWTLSESDDVVGYDIYINGSFLSTVTGGSYEFTDLAPSTEYSFMVKAKDEANNFSSGTSITINTFPQEVEDTDPPVLTITPGGTFTENQIVSMSTNEAANIYYTTDGSEPTSGSFLYTEPLSLDNTTTLRAFAIDSAGNTSNIQTITYTKVFDGPIQEGLILHYDFTNRAGTSSNTITDKINNVVATLVGVTHDGSTDGYVDDRGLLLQIQDYVNIPTNIKPLNNLIELNSGITIQMISYDTNGSHWKTEDGGFFSSNDSVRLKYRKLDSSEGTTGGGSYWFRDSDGVRQTFADFVHPLGSYALNTFSFRINPDNTINTYINDAINDNGPRPIPSDFSNYINSMASSPLQLKRNFLALNTASEKVVAFLIYNRSLTDDEIRNNHKYFASTETINGIQVAPTTISLGRGENQILSIQGLPDKFTNDLILSFQSGNEGYVTVDSNGILTGKTIGQTNIMITATFQDKTFTEYVNVTVAEKPPSPPSSTRIIDGMSINRKTDSIKVGENFVVMATALSSGLAFDIFNDNIVIWESSDPTIAKVQYGVVEGISEGTTTITAFDSTMQFSESFDITVLKDEPTLLSIEETYQVPLLEYNISNNNTDSVNTTQGISNALEFGASKNYSKIVFPKGTYLITPTVGTIALPSNTTIDFSDSITPSVRIDVVGNFSV comes from the coding sequence GTGATATTAGTTATTAAAGATTACTTTGAGGGAAGCGCAAATACACAAAAAACATATGGTGAAGATATGATTGGTTTTTCGATAACGAATAACCACGAAACAGAAAGACTTACTTTTACTATTAATGGAATTACAATTCCCGTAAAATCAAAACAAAGATTTAGAGGAAAGTTTACTCCATTTAAAACAGTTACAATTACAACTACTGTTCCATTTGAGGCAACAGTCTCTACACTATTAGATGAAACTTGGTCACCTACTGATCCTGACAATACCCCACCAGCTGATGTTACAAATTTGTCAGCTAGCAATGTAACTTCTAACTCACTAACCCTTTCATGGACTTTGTCTGAATCCGATGATGTAGTAGGTTACGATATTTATATCAATGGTTCCTTTTTATCTACTGTTACAGGTGGAAGCTATGAATTTACCGATTTAGCTCCATCAACTGAGTATTCTTTTATGGTTAAAGCAAAGGACGAAGCAAATAATTTTTCAAGTGGAACTAGCATTACCATAAATACATTCCCACAAGAAGTAGAGGATACAGACCCTCCAGTATTAACGATTACTCCTGGAGGAACTTTTACAGAAAATCAAATCGTTAGCATGTCAACCAATGAAGCTGCAAATATTTATTATACGACGGATGGGAGCGAGCCAACATCGGGAAGTTTTTTATATACTGAACCACTAAGCCTTGACAATACAACAACTCTAAGAGCATTTGCAATAGACTCTGCAGGTAACACTAGTAATATTCAAACGATTACCTACACAAAGGTATTTGACGGACCGATACAAGAAGGTCTTATTTTGCATTATGACTTTACAAATAGAGCTGGAACCTCTTCCAATACGATTACTGACAAGATTAACAATGTGGTAGCTACCCTTGTTGGAGTTACACATGATGGATCCACTGATGGGTATGTGGATGATCGAGGGCTTTTACTTCAAATCCAAGATTATGTTAATATACCAACGAATATAAAACCTTTAAACAATTTGATAGAACTGAATTCCGGTATAACCATTCAAATGATTAGCTATGATACTAATGGTTCTCATTGGAAGACTGAAGATGGTGGATTTTTCTCTTCAAACGATAGTGTTAGATTAAAATATAGAAAATTGGATAGTAGTGAAGGAACTACTGGCGGAGGTTCTTATTGGTTTAGGGATTCAGACGGGGTCAGACAAACTTTTGCAGACTTTGTTCACCCCTTGGGATCATATGCTTTAAATACATTCTCCTTTAGAATAAATCCTGATAATACAATTAACACCTATATAAACGATGCCATAAATGATAATGGACCAAGGCCAATACCAAGTGACTTTTCAAATTATATAAACAGCATGGCAAGCTCCCCTCTACAATTGAAGCGTAATTTCTTAGCATTGAATACTGCATCTGAGAAAGTAGTAGCCTTTCTAATATACAATCGTTCACTCACTGATGATGAAATTAGGAACAACCATAAATATTTTGCTAGTACAGAAACGATTAATGGTATTCAAGTTGCACCCACTACAATTAGCCTTGGTAGAGGTGAAAATCAAATATTATCTATTCAAGGTCTTCCAGATAAGTTTACAAATGATTTAATATTGTCATTCCAGAGTGGAAATGAAGGATATGTTACTGTTGATAGTAATGGTATATTAACAGGAAAAACAATTGGCCAGACAAATATTATGATTACTGCAACTTTTCAGGATAAAACATTTACAGAATACGTTAATGTTACAGTTGCAGAAAAACCACCATCACCACCTTCCTCTACAAGAATCATAGACGGTATGTCAATTAATCGAAAAACGGATTCAATTAAAGTAGGGGAGAACTTCGTTGTTATGGCAACTGCACTTTCAAGTGGTCTTGCTTTTGATATTTTTAACGATAATATTGTAATATGGGAAAGCTCAGACCCAACTATAGCCAAGGTTCAGTATGGGGTAGTTGAAGGAATTTCAGAAGGGACAACCACAATAACTGCATTTGATTCAACAATGCAATTCTCTGAAAGCTTTGACATTACTGTTCTTAAAGATGAGCCAACCTTATTATCAATTGAAGAAACCTATCAGGTTCCTTTATTAGAATACAATATAAGTAACAACAATACAGACTCTGTTAATACTACCCAAGGAATAAGTAATGCGTTGGAGTTTGGAGCTTCAAAGAATTATAGTAAGATTGTCTTCCCCAAAGGAACATATCTTATTACACCAACAGTTGGTACTATAGCACTTCCTTCGAATACTACAATTGATTTTAGTGATTCGATAACCCCCTCTGTTAGGATAGATGTCGTAGGGAACTTTAGTGTATAG
- a CDS encoding lipopolysaccharide biosynthesis protein, translating to MRVKNSLINISTGIGSQLILTILGFISRTLFIAYLGVEYLGINGLFTNVLGMLSLAEAGIGSAIVYSLYKPVAENDHVKIRILMKFYKKTYLVIGIIIFLLGLLLLPFLSYFVKGATIDNIHVIFFIFLINTVASYLFSHKISLLNVNQKGFIVTSFYTLSTVVSTIIKLVILFYTENYILYLLIDVIVTISTSIILSKVVNNMYPFLKECKVEEQLDLVTRGTIYRNVKALVLHRLGGYAVFGTDNMIIAAFVSVTAVGFYSNYYLLINMCRTLINQVFDNISYSIGNLVAKESNEKIYSIFKVIMLCNFWIYSFFTIVLFVILEPFISLWLGSEFIMSKGVLIILLINFYFSGLRRSISTVKTTAGIFHEDRYAPFAEAAINLTASVVLVRYFGITGVFLGTFISTLLVPFWIAPYFVYKKVFFRPVIYYFMRYCSFTIIGVGTCIITMYVSDLSNLDGFWNIIYKIVVCLVIPNLVFLIVFYKTAEFRYLMEVFKSMRGSFSGKFAYIKSTSKG from the coding sequence ATGAGAGTAAAAAATTCATTAATTAATATATCGACAGGAATAGGAAGCCAATTAATACTTACAATACTAGGTTTTATCTCAAGGACATTATTTATAGCTTATTTAGGGGTAGAGTACCTGGGGATAAACGGTTTATTTACAAATGTTTTAGGAATGTTGTCCTTGGCAGAAGCTGGGATAGGCTCTGCCATTGTATATAGTCTTTATAAACCTGTAGCAGAAAACGATCATGTGAAAATAAGAATTTTGATGAAATTCTATAAAAAGACTTATTTGGTTATTGGCATTATTATTTTTCTTCTTGGACTATTACTGCTACCTTTTTTGAGTTACTTCGTTAAAGGGGCAACCATTGATAATATCCATGTGATTTTTTTTATTTTTCTAATAAATACAGTGGCTTCATATTTGTTTTCACATAAAATCTCTCTTTTGAATGTTAATCAAAAGGGCTTTATTGTCACTAGCTTTTATACTTTATCAACAGTGGTTTCAACAATAATTAAATTGGTAATCTTGTTTTATACTGAAAATTATATTCTTTATTTATTAATTGATGTAATAGTTACTATAAGTACCTCAATAATTTTATCTAAGGTAGTAAATAATATGTATCCTTTCCTAAAAGAATGTAAAGTAGAGGAACAATTGGATCTAGTAACTAGAGGAACTATTTATAGAAATGTTAAGGCTTTAGTTTTACACCGGTTAGGCGGATATGCTGTATTTGGAACCGACAATATGATTATAGCAGCTTTTGTAAGTGTAACTGCAGTAGGCTTTTATTCCAATTATTATTTGCTAATTAACATGTGTAGAACCCTTATTAACCAGGTGTTTGATAATATTAGTTATAGTATAGGAAACTTGGTTGCTAAAGAGAGTAATGAAAAAATATACAGTATATTCAAAGTTATAATGTTATGTAATTTTTGGATATACTCTTTTTTTACAATTGTCCTATTCGTTATTTTAGAGCCATTTATATCATTATGGTTAGGTTCAGAATTTATTATGAGTAAAGGTGTTTTAATTATTTTATTAATAAATTTCTATTTCTCAGGTTTGAGGCGGTCTATCTCTACAGTAAAAACAACAGCGGGGATTTTTCATGAGGATCGATATGCTCCTTTTGCAGAAGCAGCAATTAATTTAACAGCTTCAGTAGTACTCGTTCGTTATTTCGGTATAACGGGTGTATTCTTAGGTACTTTTATTAGTACATTACTAGTTCCATTTTGGATTGCACCTTATTTTGTATATAAGAAAGTTTTCTTTAGACCAGTCATTTACTATTTCATGAGGTACTGCTCCTTTACTATTATTGGTGTAGGTACTTGTATAATAACTATGTATGTTAGTGATTTATCTAACCTAGATGGTTTCTGGAATATAATATATAAAATAGTAGTCTGTTTAGTAATTCCCAATTTAGTGTTTTTAATTGTTTTTTATAAAACAGCTGAGTTTAGGTATTTGATGGAGGTATTTAAGAGTATGCGGGGAAGTTTCTCTGGGAAGTTTGCATATATAAAGAGCACCTCGAAAGGATGA
- a CDS encoding polysaccharide pyruvyl transferase family protein has product MYSIKQFIPVKIKKYLYIKNYFNKAQSAYFERKKFKEYLQTTKPTKRVFILDACDHRNLGDQAILYSEIEFIKDFLQGYEIVSVGLGSFSNLVGIISKEVSPGDLIFLHGGGNLGNEYKIAENTRRKIIQLFPNNKIILFPQTMYFSDDAEGKKELSSSIEIYSRHKSLTLVAREKTSYNLMTKFFSNNNVLLTPDIVLYLNKSKKKTEREGALFCCRNDIEGVLSQSEKQKILDNLDSYFKRVSITDTVGENNFKAVEEKFEEFKRAEIVITDRLHGMVFAAITGTPCIALTNYNYKVSGTYEWIKHLSYIRFVENTEEIDKNILDLKDLKNTSYSNKFAIKHYNQIIEAINEKNLNSNNNVFSQIF; this is encoded by the coding sequence ATGTACTCTATTAAACAATTTATTCCCGTTAAGATAAAAAAATATCTATATATTAAGAATTACTTTAATAAAGCACAGAGTGCTTATTTTGAACGAAAGAAATTCAAAGAATATCTACAAACAACCAAACCAACGAAAAGAGTCTTTATCCTAGATGCATGTGACCATCGAAATCTTGGGGACCAGGCTATTTTATATTCTGAAATTGAGTTTATTAAAGATTTTTTACAAGGATACGAGATAGTTAGTGTGGGACTTGGGAGTTTTTCCAACTTAGTAGGAATCATTAGTAAGGAAGTAAGTCCTGGAGACCTTATTTTTTTACATGGAGGAGGTAATTTAGGTAATGAATATAAAATAGCTGAAAACACCCGAAGAAAGATAATTCAACTTTTTCCCAACAACAAGATAATTTTGTTTCCTCAAACAATGTACTTTTCAGATGATGCAGAGGGAAAGAAAGAACTGAGTAGTAGTATAGAGATTTACAGTCGCCATAAATCTCTTACTTTGGTTGCCAGAGAGAAGACATCTTATAACTTAATGACAAAGTTCTTTAGCAATAACAATGTTTTACTCACTCCAGATATTGTTTTGTATTTAAATAAATCAAAAAAGAAGACTGAACGGGAGGGGGCTTTATTCTGTTGCAGAAATGACATTGAGGGTGTGTTATCTCAAAGTGAAAAGCAAAAAATATTGGATAACCTCGATAGTTATTTTAAAAGGGTTTCTATAACGGATACAGTTGGAGAAAATAATTTTAAAGCAGTAGAAGAAAAGTTTGAAGAATTCAAAAGAGCAGAAATAGTTATAACTGACCGATTACATGGTATGGTTTTTGCTGCAATTACAGGAACGCCATGTATAGCTTTAACCAATTATAATTACAAAGTAAGTGGAACATACGAATGGATTAAGCATTTGAGTTATATTCGTTTTGTAGAAAATACGGAAGAGATAGACAAAAATATATTAGATTTAAAAGATCTTAAAAATACTTCCTACAGCAATAAATTTGCAATAAAACACTATAATCAAATAATAGAAGCTATTAATGAAAAAAATTTAAATAGTAATAATAATGTCTTTTCTCAAATATTTTAA
- a CDS encoding SP_1767 family glycosyltransferase, with amino-acid sequence MIRNVVNSIEKKIGLLYFFGKDKLLSLTTKAPCVKSNEETIEKIINEKCSVTRYGDGEFHLLIQSKDLKFQKRSEELSERLKEVLSSDSKGLLVCIPKVFSKNDLDYRTKQSREFWKDHVANYRLKWYQHLNMNKTYYNSTFTRNYIALQDKSKLGNYFNKIKKIWQERDLLIIEGQFSRLGVGNDLFNNAKSIERILCPNENAFESYNKIINEAKKRPKEKLVLISLGPTATILSYDLHKLGFQTIDIGHLDVEYEWFKENAATRTKIKNKYVIEANNRIIEDDKFINKEYQNQISIKIL; translated from the coding sequence TTGATTAGAAATGTGGTTAACAGCATAGAAAAAAAAATAGGGTTACTCTACTTTTTTGGCAAGGATAAATTGTTATCATTGACGACAAAAGCACCATGTGTGAAATCCAATGAAGAAACCATTGAAAAGATTATAAATGAAAAATGTTCAGTCACAAGATATGGAGATGGAGAATTTCACCTACTAATTCAAAGCAAGGACCTGAAATTTCAGAAAAGATCTGAAGAACTAAGTGAAAGATTAAAAGAAGTTTTATCTTCTGATAGTAAAGGACTACTAGTTTGTATTCCAAAAGTGTTTTCAAAAAACGATTTAGATTATAGAACAAAACAATCAAGAGAATTCTGGAAAGACCATGTAGCAAATTATAGATTAAAGTGGTACCAACATTTAAATATGAATAAAACTTACTATAATTCCACTTTTACGAGAAATTATATTGCTTTACAAGACAAATCTAAACTAGGTAACTATTTTAATAAAATAAAAAAAATATGGCAAGAGCGAGACTTGCTTATTATTGAAGGGCAGTTTTCACGACTTGGAGTTGGGAATGATTTATTTAATAATGCAAAATCAATTGAAAGAATACTATGTCCTAATGAAAATGCATTTGAGAGCTATAACAAAATAATCAATGAAGCAAAAAAACGACCTAAGGAGAAATTAGTGCTTATTTCCTTAGGTCCTACTGCTACCATTCTTTCATATGATCTGCATAAATTAGGTTTTCAAACTATTGATATTGGGCATCTAGATGTTGAATATGAGTGGTTTAAGGAGAATGCTGCAACTAGAACTAAAATTAAAAATAAATATGTAATTGAGGCAAATAATAGGATTATAGAAGATGATAAGTTCATTAATAAAGAATATCAAAACCAAATTTCAATAAAAATTCTTTGA
- a CDS encoding glycosyltransferase gives MSSLISVVIPIYNVSKWLPGCLHNILQQSINEIEIILVNDGSTDNSGEICNSYGQLDERVKVIHKQNGGLSSARNAGIKVATGKYIVFIDPDDKIREDYFSVLYNAAEENDCDAVVSGYMTVPNNQEKLPGFIKNTVMDGKTFVLSSPTIHTNNDLCFVWRNIYKLKNIKDNNIRFNEQVFIGEDVIFNLEFFLKSERIIALNKIIYHYTINNPESLMRVNYKPKLENSLVLQYKIRKQLSQEFELLPYRHYRKDLANYYINNIYRLIISNLKKDNKLKLVTEIKRVVNYDLVSDSVREIGFNYKCSNLKEYLYFLLVKYKVYPIIHLLETKAR, from the coding sequence TTGAGTTCACTAATAAGTGTTGTTATTCCAATTTATAATGTATCAAAATGGCTGCCAGGTTGCCTGCATAATATACTACAACAATCAATTAATGAAATAGAAATAATTTTAGTGAATGATGGATCTACTGATAACAGTGGGGAAATCTGTAATTCATATGGACAATTAGATGAAAGGGTAAAAGTGATTCATAAACAAAATGGAGGATTAAGCAGTGCTAGGAATGCGGGTATAAAAGTTGCAACAGGCAAATATATTGTGTTTATTGATCCTGATGACAAGATACGTGAGGATTATTTTAGTGTACTATACAATGCTGCCGAGGAAAATGATTGTGATGCAGTGGTTAGTGGATACATGACGGTACCTAATAATCAAGAAAAATTGCCAGGTTTTATAAAAAATACAGTAATGGATGGCAAAACTTTTGTTTTAAGTTCTCCAACCATTCATACAAATAATGACCTTTGTTTTGTGTGGAGAAATATCTATAAGCTCAAAAATATTAAAGATAATAACATTCGTTTCAATGAGCAAGTGTTTATTGGAGAGGATGTTATTTTTAATTTGGAGTTTTTTTTGAAGTCAGAAAGAATCATTGCACTTAATAAAATTATTTACCATTACACAATCAATAATCCTGAAAGTTTAATGAGGGTAAACTATAAACCAAAGTTAGAGAATAGTTTAGTATTGCAATATAAAATTAGGAAACAACTCTCTCAAGAGTTCGAACTATTACCTTATAGACATTACAGGAAAGACTTAGCAAACTACTATATTAACAATATATATAGATTAATTATTAGTAATTTAAAAAAGGATAATAAACTTAAATTAGTAACTGAAATAAAAAGAGTAGTGAACTATGATTTGGTATCTGACAGTGTTAGAGAAATTGGTTTTAATTATAAATGCAGCAATTTAAAAGAGTATTTATATTTTTTGTTAGTAAAGTATAAAGTTTATCCAATAATCCATTTACTTGAAACAAAGGCAAGGTGA
- a CDS encoding DUF5348 domain-containing protein translates to MRSRWKDMKYNEDLDCWVVFWGDNTGYKVRCGDWFDLHLGDGRKLSCRMELGRDWYIIVGRNETKFYLKQNETYQVDI, encoded by the coding sequence ATGAGGAGCCGCTGGAAAGATATGAAGTATAATGAGGATCTCGATTGTTGGGTGGTCTTCTGGGGTGACAATACTGGTTACAAGGTGCGTTGTGGTGATTGGTTTGATCTTCACCTAGGAGATGGAAGGAAACTTTCTTGCCGTATGGAACTAGGAAGGGATTGGTATATTATCGTTGGTAGAAATGAAACAAAATTTTATTTAAAACAAAACGAAACCTATCAGGTTGATATTTAG
- a CDS encoding ExeA family protein — translation MFEGFYGMKHTPFTRDVPTTQLYDSITMQEVLGRLKYTAERQLFAVLTGDCGTGKTTTLRKFVDGLDQGKYQVLYLSDSKLTPRHFYKGLLEQLGAESKFYRGDAKRQLHREIELMRGIHGIQPVVVVDESHLLDREMLEEVRFLLNFKMDAQSPMALILVGQSELWDRLRLQSYSAIRQRIDIQFKLSHYDRAQVDAYVSRHLEYAGIEQQIFSDGALEEIHRFSGGTPRLINKVCTHSLLYGAQNGRRIIDDHMIKHVIQGELS, via the coding sequence ATGTTTGAGGGTTTTTATGGAATGAAACATACCCCTTTTACAAGAGATGTACCTACTACTCAACTTTATGATTCCATTACGATGCAAGAAGTTTTGGGCCGATTAAAGTATACGGCAGAGAGGCAGCTATTTGCCGTTTTAACTGGGGATTGCGGGACTGGGAAAACAACCACACTTAGGAAATTTGTAGATGGCCTTGATCAAGGGAAATATCAAGTGCTTTATTTATCCGATTCAAAACTAACACCAAGGCATTTTTATAAAGGTTTGTTAGAACAGCTAGGAGCGGAATCGAAGTTCTATAGAGGCGATGCCAAACGACAGCTTCATCGAGAAATTGAATTAATGAGAGGTATTCATGGAATTCAGCCTGTAGTTGTGGTTGATGAGTCACACCTATTAGATCGTGAAATGCTTGAAGAGGTCAGATTTTTACTCAACTTCAAGATGGATGCACAAAGCCCGATGGCTCTTATCCTTGTAGGACAAAGTGAATTATGGGATCGTCTGCGTCTTCAATCATACTCTGCCATACGTCAAAGAATCGATATTCAGTTTAAATTAAGTCACTATGATCGCGCACAAGTAGATGCATATGTCTCACGACATCTAGAATATGCAGGAATTGAACAACAAATCTTCTCAGATGGGGCATTGGAAGAAATTCATCGGTTTTCTGGGGGCACCCCACGGCTTATTAATAAAGTATGTACTCACAGCCTCCTGTATGGAGCTCAAAATGGGCGACGTATCATTGATGATCATATGATTAAGCATGTTATTCAGGGGGAACTGTCATGA